A genome region from Passer domesticus isolate bPasDom1 chromosome 25, bPasDom1.hap1, whole genome shotgun sequence includes the following:
- the RNPEP gene encoding aminopeptidase B, with translation MAAPAQEAAAVRDRAPVRDAASASSAGPWSLRHLHLDLRVSFAAAGAGRLLGRARLELRCERDGAELRLDAHPALAVSRAALLPPPGGPGDAAGQALPVESRPFASYGSALHVALPQAPRAGQLLTLLIDYEAGEGPGVCWLSPEQTAGKQKPYMYTQGQAVLNRSFFPCFDTPSVKFTYSATVKVPEGFTAVMSATSWEKQKDNTFVFKMSQPIPSYLIALVVGDIVSADVGPRSRVWAEPCLIEAAKKEYDGVIEEFLVVGEKLFGPYVWGRYDILFMPPSFPFGGMENPCLTFVTPCLLAGDRSLVDVIIHEISHSWFGNLVTNATWGEFWLNEGFTMYAQRRISTEVYGLPYTCLEAATGRALLRQHMDATGEDHPLNKLRVVIEPGVNPDDTYNETPYEKGYCFVSYLAHLVGNQSKFDAFLQAYVNRFKFQSITADDTLEFFLEYFPELKEKGVDSIPGFEFDRWLNTPGWPPYLPDLSPGQQLMRPAEELAELWAADSLNMEAIEAVDIMGWRTYQLVYFLDQVLQRSPLPEGNVQRLSKMYPKISKAQNAELRLRWCQIVLKNNLEAEYSKVKDFLHSQGKQKYTLPLYRAMWGGPEAARALAMETFSATAPQLHVNVQNYVKKILGLAAAEA, from the exons ATGGCGGCCCCAGCGCAGGAGGCGGCCGCGGTGCGGGACAGGGCCCCGGTGCGGGACGCGGCCTCGGCCAGCAGCGCGGGCCCCTGGTCGCTGCGGCACCTGCACCTGGACCTGCGCGTGTCCTTCGCGGccgcgggcgcggggcggctCCTCGGGCGGGCGCGGCTGGAGCTGCGGTGCGAGCGGGACGGCGCGGAGCTGCGGCTGGACGCGCACCCCGCGCTGGCCGTGAGCCGCGCCGCGCTCCTGCCGCcgccgggcgggcccggggaCGCGGCCGGGCAGGCGCTGCCCGTGGAGAGCCGGCCCTTCGCCAGCTACGGCAGCGCCCTGCACGTCGCCCTGCCCCAGGCCCCCCGTGCCGGACAGCTGCTCACCCTCCTCATCGACTACGAGGCGGGCGAGGGGCCCGGG GTGTGCTGGCTGTCCCCTGAGCAGACGGCGGGGAAGCAGAAGCCCTACATGTACACACAGGGCCAGGCTGTCCTCAACAGGTCCTTCTTCCCCTGCTTTGACACCCCCTCAGTCAAGTTCACCTATTCAGCCACCGTGAAG GTCCCCGAGGGCTTCACGGCTGTGATGAGTGCCACGAGCTGGGAGAAGCAGAAGGATAACACCTTTGTATTCAAGATGTCCCAGCCAATCCCCTCCTACCTGATTGCTCTGGTTGTTGGGGACATCGTGTCTGCTGATGTTGGCCCAAG GAGCCGTGTCTGGGCCGAGCCCTGCCTGATCGAGGCTGCCAAGAAGGAGTACGACGGAGTGATTGAGGAGTTCCTGGTGGTTGGAGAGAAGCTCTTTGGCCCTTATGTTTGGGGCAG GTACGACATCCTGTTCATGCCGCCCTCCTTCCCCTTTGGTGGCATGGAGAACCCCTGCCTCACCTTTGTCACGCCGTGCCTGCTGGCCGGGGACCGCTCCCTGGTGGACGTCATCATCCACGAGATCTCCCACAGCTGGTTTGGCAACCTGGTCACCAACGCCACGTGGGGCGAGTTCTGGCTGAACGAGGGCTTCACCATGTACGCGCAGAGGCGCATTTCCACCGAGGTCTACG GTTTGCCCTACACCTGCCTGGAGGCTGCCACGGGACGGGCGCTCCTGCGCCAGCACATGGACGCCACGGGGGAGGACCATCCCCTCAACAAGCTGCGGGTGGTGATCGAGCCAG GTGTCAATCCAGATGACACATACAATGAAACACCCTATGAGAAGGGGTACTGCTTCGTTAGCTACTTGGCCCATCTTGTGGGCAACCAGAGCAAGTTTGATGCCTTCCTCCAG GCCTACGTGAACCGGTTCAAGTTCCAGAGCATCACTGCAGACGACACCCTCGAGTTCTTCCTGGAGTACTtcccagagctgaaggagaagggcGTGGACTCCATCCCAG GGTTTGAATTTGACCGCTGGCTGAACACGCCGGGCTGGCCGCCCTACCTGCCTGACCTGTCGCCGGGGCAGCAGCTGATGAGGccagcagaggagctggcagagctctgggcagctgaCAGCCTGAACATGGAGGCGATCGAAGCTGTGGACATCATGGGCTGGAGGACGTACCAGCTGGTCTATTTCCTGGATCAGGTGCTGCAGAGGTCCCCCCTGCCTGAAG GAAATGTGCAAAGGCTGAGCAAGATGTACCCCAAGATCTCCAAGGCCCAGAACGCTGAGCTGCGACTGCGCTGGTGCCAGATTGTCCTCAAGAACAACCTGGAGGCTGAGTACAGCAAAGTCAAGGACTTCCTGCACAGCCAG GGCAAGCAGAAGTACACGCTGCCCCTGTACCGCGCCATGTGGGGAGGCCCCGAGGCCGCGCGGGCCCTGGCCATGGAGACCTTCTCTGCTACGGCCCCGCAGCTCCACGTCAACGTGCAGAACTACGTCAAGAAGATCCTGGGCTTGGCGGCGGCCGAGGCCTGA